A stretch of DNA from Malus sylvestris chromosome 9, drMalSylv7.2, whole genome shotgun sequence:
CAAACAGAACcccaaatcaattaaaaaaaaagcctcaacccgtattaaaaaaaaatgctccaatCCGTGTCTCTCTCATTTTTCCCTTCCCTTGCTCTATACTCTTTGCCAGGAAAATCCTAACAGAGGACCTGTTAACCATTTTTTtccccaaaataaaaaataaaataaaaaaccttcaaaACACCCCATACGATCCCAAATTCTCAAATCCGTTCAAAGAAACTTAGCATGAAATCACAGCAACTTCACAAATCATCTTCATATCTGAATCAAAAATAACGAAAAAGAAGTGCAATCAACCCAAGAAACAAAAGATCAGTAGAAACAAACCAAGAAAATCAAGTATCGGAGAAAAATTATCCATCAGCATTTCTCCTTTTTACCTGAGGACTCGAGCTGGGCTCTGAGAGAGAAGTCGAGATGTTTCGTACTTTCTCCAAAATAGAGCTTGTGGTTGCTGCGCGAGAGAGAGCTCGTTGTTTCTGGAAGCAAATGGATAAAGGTCGGCTtttccgccttcttctttcAAGATTACGAACACGTGTACATTACCAACAACATGTGTAAATTAGGAGTGGCGCCAGAGACGGGCACCAACTGCGATTTTGGCAGAAAGGAAATAAAAGAACCAAAGCAAGGGCAAAATCGTCAGTGCACTGTGCTATGAACAGTGTTTTAGgcttttttctcttttagtatatatataattttagtatatatataattttgcaTCAAAACTAATGATTTGATGTAAACATTTCACAAACAATAACATGCATGTGCCACACTTGTGCACGTAATTTCCATATAATTAAGATTCAATACTAAAAgatgaatgaggatcctctatGTGAGAATGACAGAAATTCTTTAATTGtattcgtttatcgtacatcatgcgataaaaaatcattgtaaattttttatttcaaattgaatattAATAGCATCTGACAAAAACTGATCGTACAATATGCAATAAACAGACATGATTGAAAGATCTCCGAGATCCTCAATAATACTACTAGCTACTACTACCACAAAATAATATTCCATGATGATCAGAAAGCAGCCTCTTTATCCTACGCAGAAAACACTTTTGACTGAGTGTCCAATCTCCATTAATAATGACATGCAACTTTCACCATTTTTAATATTAAGGTTTCCAtttttcgttttcatgttttttaCTCGCCAAACCGGTCGGTTCTCTCCTTTCAGTCTGTTACAATTTGTTCATCTTTTTGTGTCGATAAATCCGCACAATTAGGGCAACAGAAGCAATAAAGTTTTGAGTTCGTTTGATGTTTGGATGCGTTACGTTTGACAATTGAACTAAGAGAGAGATTCATCAGCATGTGTTACTTGTGAAGGCAAACCATGCAAATGATCTGAagttgtgaatgacaatgaatgATGTATTGGATTACTTGTGTTGTAAGCTATTTGTTTATGGAGTTGTTAACGACATAAGTAATTTGATAGTCCTAGTGAAATAAGGATTATGTAATCTTAACCTTTGCAATTGACCTCAAAGAAATCTAATAGGTTTCCCTACAAAGATATAGAATCATGGTAGGACTCAAtcacttaaataataaaatgGCTAAACACAATCTCTGTCCTGCAATTCACcaccaataaataaatatgttttcttttcatACATCTAACAAAATAAATAGGTTTCACTTCAAAGTTGCTACTACTACGCTTTAGGATATTTCTTACACTTGTAACcgacaaattttaattttgaatttggtgAATGTTGAGTTTGATACTACctttgtaagatcccacattgctcagggagtggatcctgtaaaccttatatgtatattctcatctctacctagcacgacgTCTTTTGGAAaatcactggcttcgggttccgtaggaactccgaagttaaacaagaaaggggccagagcattcccagagcattcccaggatgtaTATTCTCATCAAACTTCCAGCATATATATGCTACTAAAACTTTAAAGTACGTATAACGAATCTCAGTACGCTCTAGGTGAGGTACCTTAATTATTGGataatgaaagaaaaattatgAACGGCTGACTTTTGATGAGCTTTAATGATTTATCTTTTAGTACTTTTGATTATCTGAAATCAAGTGTTATATAAAGCTTTAATTCCTTGAATATCATCTGCATGCAAACTTTGGGTAAATCCACTACGAACGCCAGGGGACATGACGGCTCCTTCAACAGAGTTATGTTGTAGCCCCAACAGATGTCCGATTTCATGCAAGGCCACAGTCTCCAAGTCATAAGCGTCCGCCACAGCTCCCACAGCCCACGCCTCATCGGCATCGTAGTGGAATCTCCCATTGGTCGGTGGAAATGCGTGAGCAAGGATCCCACCTCGGCCGTCAAATGGGTTCCCATCTCCATGATCACCCTTACCAAAACTTATTGTCAGATCCGCGTTCTTATAGTTTTGGGATTGACTGAACGAGAAGTGTGTGTTGCCTGCCCATGTTGCGAAAGCGCGCGCAACTGCGTCCCAGGCCTCAGTTGGGGTGCTTTGATCAAAAGCATAGGTGAGATGATGGTACTTAGAAGAAGGCCATTTTGGGTTTCCGGTGAAAAAAGAATAATGAGCAACTGTGTGAGGCGAACCATGTCCGCCGTGGTGGTGAGGGTGCCTTTTCTTTCCGGATCTCATGGAGGTTGTACCATTGATAATATCAGCGACATCACATCGCGGCATTATCATTTTTGATACTGTTTTAGCATCTAAGGTTCCGGTGGCCTTGAGGTGGTAATTGACTTGGTAGGTTTTGATCGCCGACTCCAAGATGTCGTCGAAGTCATCACTATCGGAATGGCCGTTCAAGTATCCAAATTTTTCAAGGTACTTTTTTAGGTCTTGGATGCCTTGGACCTTGTCACCCTTGTGACACCCCTTGAGATGGTTAAGGAACTCGAACGGCGAAGGTTTCTGGTTGCGGGTTTCTGCCGATGTTGCATGGGAGAGAACAGAAAGAAAGACGAGGACGAGGGTGATTGTGAAGAGGCAAAGAGTACTTTTTGATGCCATTGTGAAGAGGAAAATAGTACTTTTAGATGATGCAAAAGCTTGGTATTTGGAGGGGTATTGAGACTGAGCAGCGTCTTCCATAGTAATTAGTATGATCATGACTTTGATTGTAACTAGATAGGTCTTTGACGTTCGAGACGATGGccggaaagaaaaacaaagtgagttttAAAATGTAGACGCATTCATATAAGTTAGGTATTAAACTAATCATTCTGAGAGAGTGATTGGTGGAAGACTAAAGCAAGTTTATGTACAATGCATATTGATCTTGatcatttaaaattaaaaaaaaataaataaaacatatcAGCTGGGAGTATAAATACCACAGCGGGTAATAGAGAAAGACCTAAAACCAAACATGTGCCtcaaagtttatttttatttttttgtagtcGATGTTAATATTCCATATAACTCCgtctgtgtaagtttatcttatattgccggtcccaagcccgggtaaaggaggagggggagggcgtcaggtagtcgacagccggcactcctcagttacgtcgaatccttatgaaaatgaatccagaacgaaatcgcgctaaagctagggcgtcacccgtaagtgacgcgctgtgtggcccgagcacagtgataagtgagcaagggtcgctgtatctccatcggcacccggatgcagtgttaaatgagcaagggggccatagaaacttattttcgaacgactccactcaaagttgtttgggagcatatgctcctatcaactttacacaggacacacaaaagaagtactttgatcctattgaacggaggagggtgaagaagctaggacagaagggtagagttcaagagagtagaatgcgtttagaaacgtggaatataggaaccttaacgggaaaatctatggaagtagtggaagttatggtgaggagaaggataaatattatgtgcctacaagaaactaagtgggttggtcttaaggcaaatgatctagaaaactcagggtttaaactttggtattcgggcacaagtagaacgagaaacggtgttggcatcatcgtggacaagaccttgacacaagatgttgtagatgtcaagagggtaggagatagaatcatggcaatcaagattgtaataggacaagaactcatcaatgtgattagtgcgtacgcacctcaagtagggttggatacgagttcgaatgagaaattttgggaagaccttggagacttggtgcaaggaattgctcagacggagaagttatttataggaggagatttaaatggacacgtgggcagggagacaggcaactatggaggttttcatggtggccatggttttggggagagaaacgaggatggggaagctatcttggattttgcaatggcatatgatctcttcttagccaacactttctttaagaaaagagaagaacatgtgatcacctacaagagtgggtcgtcaaaaacacaaatagattttcttctaatgaggaaaggggatcgtataacttgtaaggattgcaaagttataccgggagagagcttggctaatcaacatcgcttgttggtgatggatgtacatatcaaaagagtgagaaaaaagaacaagacttggaagtgcccaaggactagatggtggaatctaaaatgagaaaaacaagccattttcaaagagaaagtaatcacccagtgtgtgtgggatagagagggggaagctagctaaaggtgggattccatggctagttgtatccgaaaagtagcaaaagaggtattaggagagtccaagggctttgctccataccaaaaggaatcttggtggtggaatgaggaggtacaaacaaaggtgaaggctaagaaggaatgttgtaaagccttatacaaggacaggaccgatgaaaatggtgaaaggtatagaagagcgaagcaaaaggcgaagaaagctgtgaaagaagctaagttagcggcttatgacgatatgtacaagcaactagataccaaagaaggagagtttgatatctataaactagctagagcaagggaaaataAGACAAGGGatctaaaccaagtgaggtgcatcaaggatgaggatggaaaggttcttgctacagagaacgcggtcaaagacagatggagaggttattttcataatcttttcaatgaaggacatgaaatgagtacttctttaggggagttgagtaactcagaagagtgtagaaactactcattttatcgtcgaattaGGAAGGAATAAGTGGTTggagctttgaagaagatgaagtatagaaaagcagtgggcccagacgatataccgatcgaagtgtggaaagtcttgggagagacaggtatagcatggctcactgaccttttcaataagattttgaaaatgaagaagatgccaaatgagtggcgaaagagcactttggtgcctatctacaagaataagggtgacgtacaaaattgcatgaactatagaggtattaagctaatgagtcatacaatgaagctctgggagagagtcattgagcatagattgaggcaagagacacgggtttcggacaaccaattcgggttcatgccagggcgctcaaccatggaggtaatctatctcttacgaatattgatggaaagatatagagatgggaaaaaggatttacacatggtctttatagatttggaaaaagcgtatgatagggtcccaagagacattctttggaggattttagagaataaaagagtacgagtagcatatatccaagctataaaggatatgtatgaaggagcaaagactgtcgtaagaactcatgaaggacaaaccgaaaacTTCCCCATAATGGTAGGATtgcatcaaggctcatccttaagtccttacctttttgcgttggtaatggatgagttaataggacatattcaagatgatattccttggtgtatgcttttcgcagacgatatagtgttgatagatgaaactcaggaaggggtaaatgcgaagcttaacctttggagagaagtgttggaatctaaaggtctttgcctaagccgatcaaagacagaatatatggagtgcaagttcagtgcaaatggaggccaaaatgagttaggggtgaggatcggagatcaggaaataccaaagagcgatcgttttcgctacttaggatctatcttgcaaaagaatggagaattagatagagatctcaaccatagaatacaagctggatggatgaagtggaagagtgcatccggcgtgttgtgtgaccatcgtatgccactgaagctcaagggaaaattttataggacggcaataaggtcagcgatgctgtatggcacagaatgttgggcggtgaagcatcaacatgtacacaaaatgggtgtagcggagatgaggatgcttcgttggatgtgtgggcacacgagaaatgataagattaggaatgaggatatccgaggtaaagtaggagtagccgaaattgtaggaaagctgagagaaaatcggttacggtggtttggacatgtgcaaagaaggcctactgacgctccggttagaagatgcgactacgggacagaggttcaaggccgaaggggtagaggaagacctaggaaaactttggaagagactctaagaaaagacttagagtacttggatctaacggaggacatgacacaggaccgagcacaatgacgATCTGAGATTCATATAACCAaccccactcagtgaagaaAGCTTTGGTATtaaacacaatacgttgaaatgaagcaaagcttatttattgatatctccgataagttacaaatatgtacatatacatgagtcaaaataaacaaacaagagggagccttcacaaaggttacttaggagaagtctcagcaatcggtagagccccagaaagagaaggcatcggaaggggatcattcggagcctcagtactggacagaaccctagaaggatgaggcatcagaggttgatcatttggagcttcattacgcggtacagccccagaagacgaaggtaataaatgtctttggaacaaacccacaaaccgtagatgatcaagtaaaacctgaccatcagattccttcatctggtcaagcttcatcttcatgtttgtagcatagtcatgtgcgagccggtgcaactgtttattctcatgcttgagccctctaatctcctgtttgagacttatcacttcagccgccaatgattcaacttggcgggttcgagcaaataggcgttgggccatattagacacagaacctgcacactgaacactcagagccagagaatccttaacagccaactcatcagaccgtttggaaagtagtctgttatctttgggagtgagaaagttcctggccaccaccgcagcggtcatatcattcttcatcacagaatccctaatggtaagaggaccagtaggggataagaatgatgggcgccatatgttgtctggagaatgcgtggctgcctcttcaacaaggttcaagtcaaaacgacggtcggaggggccagacattttcaaaggtgttgaagagagaaaaggtcgGAAAAAATCAatatcttagaagtgcaagaatggaacttctactggtggagattcaaatgttctttggaacttaatgctagcctctataaaaatctacactcgacggagcttcaaaaatcgaagaggcgcctgcccagaaatcgaagaggcgtttgctttctcaaaagctgggctgctaaaaaaccacgagggccgatctcagaaatcgaagaggcgttttctttctcaaaagctgggctgcaaagaccacgaaggctgatctcaaaaatcgaaaaggcgcttgctttctcaaaagttgggctactCAGATACCacaagggccgatctcagaaatcgaagaggcacctgctattttcagccttgtcatcacctgtcacatacacactcagctttgctgaaattacgggcattctgttgaagtagaaagcacgtgaatcttactgttcaatcatccactttccacacgcaccatcagctcatgggtaccacagataactttgccaaatatctctgacaaagtttagacacgtgaagcttgcagctcccactacatcgctatgaccaagaagggtaaaagaatagcaaagaaacaacattaacaaagtttagacacataaattttgaaggtctagctaccatattattacccacaagggtaaaggaacagcaccactgctaaATAATTAGAAAGTCCCTGTgagtcaacctctgtgctctgtggcaaggtagactagcaaacatgcccaacctttactcacattcaagaaaacactcccaacaagattgcttgctccaaaatcgaagaggcaccgccctccgaatctcgagagccagactcccaacatgattactttctcaaaaatcgaagagacaccgctatctgaatctcgagagccagactcccagcaggattgctttcttaaaaatcgaagaggcaccgttcttcgaatctcgagagccagatcctcgacaggattgcttgttcgaaaaccgaagaggcactgctttctcaacttcgagagccagatctccttggataaagcttgtctgtaatcttcacacgcaacatcagctttccagataccacagaccactttttcaaagtgctctgacacacgtgaagctggcagctcccactaccgtgctatgaccaagcagggtaaaggaatagcattactacttgttgttagggagactcctatatatgtcgacctccatcctcaacggataggcaaacctgcaaaaatactcaacccttcctcatatctgagagggcactcccaacgaagcctctcgaaatactcagctttcattccccctgataatacctctgcaaacaagctacaccagagcaagaatatctcatatcatcagggttaaaaacaagagtatcccatatcatgttttttccttatcttttcctttgaccttgtttttacctgcaagacaaggagaaagataacaatcaatcagcacttggaatcaagcttccagtcaggaactgactgcctggaaccccttacctgattacttacctggcattgctctcgagtactcatcttcaacatcttatgcttccagataagataccacatctgcctgaggaacagatagggaaagtgagaaggatacaaggaagcatgtggagacaagcgtaacagaacacgtgccgatacatccactactttgtcaacagcaaaagtatcccatataagcagggtcgaatgtactctaggtttgatggacttgttttgaccccgcaaattcttcagtcggccttatactctggaggaaaccagaaaaccctccagcccagttcaagaataagcctgtggaaagttacttcttcaaaagcaaaagtatctcatatcatctattctcttttttcttctctttatccttcatgctgcttgcaagatagggagaatgagaacaatcagccgaaaCTCGAAAttaaacttctgatctgggactgattgcttagagctctgattgcttaccttgtctgtcacctctttcagcagatcccctagctcgacgacttgggggactcctactacatggtttgtattgtgcttgaccaagcatgaaactacaagtaagcttcaagtgaaattgatacattaccttgtgcatctccaccagttaacgataccacccctggatggaggaagagtacttccagagaagatgtcacatctacctatgagacagataaggcaagtgaagacgataccacactttggtacttagaagtttcgtgattacgagatcattctcccacactatttcctaatgtcatttgtactaaatcattcacttgtactcactaaaggagagcttgaacctatgtattgtgtaaacccttcacaattaatgagaactcctctactccgtggacgtagccaatctgggtgaaccacgtacatcttgtgtttgctttcctgtctctatccatttacatacttaaccacactaatgaccagagcaatctagcaaagatcacaaacttattactttctgttgtaccaaagtcctcactgattttgtgcatcaacaatccttaagtccttacctttttgcgttggtaatggatgagttaacaggacatattcaagatgatattccttggtg
This window harbors:
- the LOC126583609 gene encoding metalloendoproteinase 3-MMP-like, with translation MASKSTLCLFTITLVLVFLSVLSHATSAETRNQKPSPFEFLNHLKGCHKGDKVQGIQDLKKYLEKFGYLNGHSDSDDFDDILESAIKTYQVNYHLKATGTLDAKTVSKMIMPRCDVADIINGTTSMRSGKKRHPHHHGGHGSPHTVAHYSFFTGNPKWPSSKYHHLTYAFDQSTPTEAWDAVARAFATWAGNTHFSFSQSQNYKNADLTISFGKGDHGDGNPFDGRGGILAHAFPPTNGRFHYDADEAWAVGAVADAYDLETVALHEIGHLLGLQHNSVEGAVMSPGVRSGFTQSLHADDIQGIKALYNT